The sequence below is a genomic window from Chloroflexota bacterium.
GTCGGGAGCATTCAGGGGCGAGGGTTTGGCTTTGCATAGGGCGCGGATTTCGCCCCACAGCACGATGGCTCGGTTTGCCAACTCGATAGTTTCGCTCAATTTTCGTAGATGGAGAGTGCGACGAGTATGATGCTCCAGAAAAGCGACCATCTCGCGGAACTGGGCAAGGACATAGTGAACTGTGTGATCAGCGAGACCATCGTGGAGGAACGGCGTGTCCAGCACAAAGAGGGGGATGTTATAATGCGCTGCCAGCGCTTCGTACCACTTGACTACGGTGCTGCAGATATTATTGCAGCAAATGAGGAGGTGAGGACGAGGCAATCCGCCCAACGGCGCGTTTTTGGCGTCGAAGACGGACCCTAAGTTGCTCCGAGCATAGGAGCATAGATCTGGCGAATAACCCTGCGCCTCCGCCACCTGAGCCAGTGGGACGGCTGCCAGCCGTGCTCCACACAGCGCCCCGTAGTTCTCAGGATAGATGGGGAAAATGTCCATCGCTCGCAAGATCTCCACCGGTGCCCCGCTTGTTACCCAGGCCACTGGTTTGAATCGCCCGACAAACTTACCAATCGTGTAGTGCCGGGTCATTAGGCGTTCGAGATCCGCTGCGGTGCGCAGTTTCTTATATTTCTTTTCTCGCTTCCCCTCAGTCAAATCCTATCATCTCCACAAATGCCTCGACCCTTGTTCGCACTTGGCCCGAGGCCACCGTGTGCTCGGTTTCCAGGCATAGGTGAGGCACCCCTGCCCTCTCTAACACAGACTTCAGCCGTGGATAATCAAAAGCGTGGGGGTCGCAGTACTTGGGGATGAAGAAGATCACGCCATCGGCTCGGTTTTGCTGTATTAGTCCGATCAACCGCTCACCACGGTCGCGGCCCGGAGCGTGTTTGGAAGGGCAGGGGGCGCGATTCAGATAGCGCCTTGCCAACTCGACATAAGGATCACTACCGATGGCTACAGGCGTATCGAAATAGCGGCTGCCACTACATAGGTCATCGCCAACCACGTGGGCCCCCGCGTTCTCCACCAGTGCAACAAGCGCTAAGTCGTCGAGGATGGCTCCCGAGAGAATCAAGCGCGGCTTTCCGTCAGCGGGGCATGGGGGCTCGGTCTGCTGTGCCTCCACCACCTGGCGGAGTAGGGGATTATAGTCTTCTTTTGGCATCAGCATCCCGGCGTTCACGATGGCCAACACGTCGGCGGCAGACAACCTGTCACGCGAAGCATATAGGCGGGTCAGTAGGTCCCGCGTCTCGTTGTAAAGCGCGATACTCTCGTACAGTCGCTCTGTGGTTACGGGCGCATCGAATCGCGAACCCAACTCGGCGGCGAAGTGATGTAACTCGGCGACGGTGTAGTCCAGAGCGTGGGGGCTCTCTATCGCAGTCGGCAGGGCGAAATGGAGAATGGCTATCTCAGTCTGTGTCATGCGCCAGATATCAGCCAAACACTGCATAGTATCGCAAGTCTGGGGGAAGATGACGCCGGCTAGGAAATCAAACTTTCTCTTGAGCAACTGGTCGGTGCAGGAACGGGCCAAGGCACAGCAGAAACTGGGCAGCACGGCCTCACCCTCGGTGATGGGATCGGGGCTCTCCATTAGCCGGATGGGCGTGAACCCCGCCGCGTGCATTATTTCTTCCGGGGCATAGGTGCAGATGTAACCTAGGGCACGGCGGTCAGGATGGCGGGTGGACCAGTTCCGGCAGCGGTTTTCGTGGACAGCGCGCAGCGCTTCCAATGCATTCAATTAGCCCTACCTCACAGGCTATTTTTCACGCTGATGTACTGCTTTGGTTCTCCAAATAAGATCGGATCAAATTTGTACTGCTGAAATGGCCCAAAGTAACGTAGCGGATAAGCGACTCCGATCCGAAGAGCCGATCTCGGATGGCGGCCACACTCATCCCGGAATTGTGCAACCGGCGTATTTCCTCCCCCAATCCTTCCAGATACTCGATTTTCTCGCGGATGTCGGAGCCGGGATCGTCGCGCACCGTTCCACTACCTGCGAACAGACGCGTGAGTGGTAGTTGGGCTATCTTTTTCAACGAGGCAATGATGGTGTAGACGTTGTAGTCCAGTCGTAATACCCGATCTTTGCCGCCGATATACAAATCCCCGGAGAAAAGCCACTTGCGATCGGGTTCATACAAACAGACGTGCCCCGGTGCGTGACCTGGCGTGGGGATGATCTGGAAGCGATGGTGCTCGGTTTCCACCCACTCGCCGATAGGTTCACCACATGAGGGCTGTGGCCATCCCCAGAAGAGAATGCGGTAGGGCTGCAATCGCAACAGGCGCGGGTTTTCCAAGATGGGCAGCGTCTCTGGATGCGCGAATATGCGCACGCCACGCGTCCGCTGCAACTGAGCGTTACCGCCGATGTGATCTTCGTGGTCGTGGGTATTCACTATCTGCGCGATGGGCACCCCCGCCATGGCGCTCGATAGTTCTAGTGCGGTGTGGGCACAGCCGGTATCAATGAGCAGGCCATCCACCCAATACGCCGCCGTGAAATAGAGCGGGTGTCCGGCAATCGCGCGTGCCATGAGGATGCGGTGCACGCCCTCGATTTCGGTTACAGTGATCATGGTGGTATGTGGTCCTCGCTACGCATCATCAGAGGCGTTGCTCTAGTTCTTGACGTACGCGCTCTGGGATGGGGACGGGGCGGCCACCCTCGCGCATGTTCACGAACACTTGTACAGTGCGCCCGGTGGCAAGGAGTTGTCCCGTCTCGGCATTCAATACTTCATAGACCAGGGCGAAACTGGATCTGCCCAGATCCTCCGCCCAGGTGCGTATAGTCAACACCTCATCGAAGTGGGCGGGGGCGTGGTACGTGCATGAAGCCTCCGCGATGACAAAGCCGATCCCCGTTCGTTCTATGTCCGCATACTGCAGGCCCAGGTCACGGAAGTAGTTGACGCGCGCCACTTCAAACCAGACGAAGTAATTGGCGTAGTACACGACGCCCTGGGCATCGGTCTCCGCATAGCGGACTCGCACTTCCGACGAAACCACGTATGCCATGTCTTAGGCTCCTCCCATAGCGGTGGCAAGGTCCGGCGGAAGGCGACACACTCGGCCCTCGTGGTTCACGCATAGGTGCACAGTGTATCCCGTCACCAGCGTCTTTCCCGCCGCATCCACGATCTCGTAGCCGAAGGTCATGCCCCGGCTGCGCACCTCCTCCACCCAGGTGCGCACCCGTACCAGATCACCGTAGCGGGCTGGAGCATGATAGCGCGCATAGACTTCCGAAAGCGGAAAATTGATGCCCCTCGCCTCCCACTCCGCGAACGATTCGTTATTCACAGTTCGGAAGTAATCGCCTCGTCCTACCTCGAACCAGATGATGTAGTTCGTGTGATAGACGATGCCCATCGCATCCGTTTCCGCATACCGGACGCGGATTTCTGACTCGACGATTCTCTTTTCTTTTCCCATCGGGCCATCATCCCGCGGTTTATATCTTGCTTCCTGCGCCAGCGGCCTTCAGTTCCTTCAAGATCTCCGGGATGATCTTATACAGGTCGCCAACTAGTCCCAGGTCGGCGATCTGGAAAATGGGGGCATTCGGGTCTTTGTTGATGGCGATAATGTATTTGGACTCCTTCATTCCCGCTTGGTGCTGGATAGCCCCGGAGATGCCACAGGCAACATAGAGGTCAGGGTGCACTGTTTTGCCCGTCTGTCCGACCTGATGATCCGAATCAATCCAGCCAGCATCCACCGCCGCACGGGAGGCGCCGCATTCACCACCCAGTGCGTTTGCCAGTTCCTCGATCAGTTTGAAGCCCTCTGGTCCGCCGAGCCCCCGGCCACCCGAGACGATGATCTTGGCTTCCTCCAGGTTCACTCGGCGGCGCACTTCCTTTACCGCCTCTACCACCTTCGTTCGGATATCATCTGGGCTCAGATCCACATCTATCTTCTCCACTGTGCCCGTGCGGGTGTTATCTGGTGGGCGTGCGACCATCACACCGGGGCGGACCGTGGCCATCTGGGGACGATGCCGTGGGCAGACAATGGTGGCCATGATGTTTCCGCCGAAGGCTGGGCGGGTCTGGAGCAGGAGCCGCTCCGCGTCGTCAATGTCCAAGCCGGTGCAATCCGCAGTCAGTCCAGTGGTGATGCGCTGCGAGATGCGCGGGGCCAAGTCACGCCCGATAGTGGTAGCGCCGAACAGCATGATCTCCGGCTTCTTCTCTTGGATCAGGTCGGCGATGACCTTGGCGTAGGGGTCCGTGCGGTAATGGGCCAGTTCGGGGTGGTCGGCCACATACACCACATCCGCTCCGTGCCAGATAAGTGGCTGGGCCAATCCCTCCACTTGGTGACCCAAGAGCACCGCGCCTACCTGCACACCCAGGTGGTCGGCCAAGTCACGGGCCTTGGAGAGCAACTGCGGGACCACTTTGGTTAGTTGCCCATCGCGTTGCTCGGCGAAGACCCAGATATTGCGGTAATCCTCGGGTCGCACCGCGCCCTCGACCACCACTCCCAGTACCAGTGCACCCTCCGGACAGGCGTCCACACAGGCTCCGCAATCCACACAGATGTCGAAGACCTTGGCCTTTCCGTTCTGCACCGCGATGGCTCCAAAGGGGCAGGCTGCCTCGCAAGCGCCACAGCCAGTGCACTTTTCTTCGATGACGCGCAGTTCCATGTTTCCTCCTTCGCCTGTTAGTTAATCCTTATGTGTTGCAACGCCGACAGATGCGGTTGCCATCTGGCGTTTGATAGCCTTGCCTAACCGCTGGATGCCCTCCTCAATCATCTCTGGGCTTGCATTCGAAAAGTTCAGTCGGAAGGCGTCGCGCCCCGCTCCATCAGGATAGAAGGCTGTGCCGGGGATGAAGGCCACCTTTTCTTCAATTGCGACCTTCAGCAGTTCCAGACAATCTACCCCTGGGGGCAAACGTATCCAGAGGAAAAGACCGCCCTGAGGGCGCGTCCAAGTGACTCCTTCGGGGAAGTACTTCTCCATTGCCGCCAACATCACATCGCGTCGCTTGCGGTACACTTCCCGAATCTGCTTGACGTGTTGGCGCACGAACCCGCGCTGGCAGATGTCATTGACGATCATTTGGGTGAACGTGCTGGTATGCAAGTCTGCTCCTTGCTTGGCCAACACGAGTTTGGCGATGATCGCCTCTGGGGCTACGATCCAGCCCAGGCGGATGCCAGGGGCGAGCGTCTTGGAGAAAGTGCTGAGGTAGAGGGTGTTCTCCTTGTGCAAGACCACGATAGGAGTGATATCCTCGCCCTCGAACCGTAAATCTCCATACGGGTCGTCCTCTACGATGAACACTCCATACTTAGCAGCCATCTCCACGAGTTTCATCCGCCGTTCCAGAGACAATGTAACTCCAGCAGGGTTGTGGAAATTAGGCAGGATGTAAATGAACTTGATGGGATGACTTTTCAGCGCATCTTCGAGTAGATCCACCTGCATCCCATCATCGTCCAGCGGGATGGTGACATAACGGGCCTCATAAGCATTCCAGGCTTGTATTGCGCCCAGGTATGTGGGGCGCCCGGCGATCACGTAGTCGCCGGGGTCAATGAAAATCTTGCCGATGAGGTCCAGGGCCTGCTGCGAGCCGTTGGTGATCAGCACATTCGGGGGTTCGGCTGGCACGCCGTATTTCTGCATTTTCTCGCAGAGGTACTCCTTCAACGGGGGATAGCCCTCCGTTACGCTATACTGGAGGGCGGTTGGCCCATCGTGTTCCAAGACATAGCGGCAGGCTTCTTGGAACTCGCGGACAGGGAATAGTTCTGGCGCGGGCAAGCCCCCGGCGAAAGAGATGATATCCGGTCGCTGGGTGAGTTTTAACGTTTCCCGAATGATGGAACTACTCATTCCTACCGTTCGCTGGGCATACTTCGTATCCCAAATTGTGGTTACCTTTCCGTCAAAGCGTGATAAGTTCGGTGCCATGAGATTACCCTCCTTGCTCTCCTTCGATGATCTCGCGGAGTTTGACTCGGCGGGCTTCTCCGCTGAGGCACTCCAGGGTACGCACGCCCAGGGGGTCAATTTCCTCGCGAAGGAGGCGCACTTCCTCGGCGCTGGGAGGGGGCGTCTCGACCACCTGTGGTGCGTAGGCTAACTCGAAGCCCGTGCGAGCCTCGATGTCGGCGACGGAGACACCCGGATGATGTGAGATCAAGCGCATCCGCCCGCCCACAAAGTCGAAAGTGCCTAGGTCGCTCACCAGATAACGAGGCCCTGGCCGGCGTCCTGGTGTCTCCGGCACGCCAAGCCCACTCACAAAGTCCACTTTCTCCACGAACACCCGCGGCGAATGTCGCGGTACATACAGATACACCCGTCGCGAGAAAACGGTTACATCGCAGATGCCCCCACTACCAGGCAACCGCACGAGGGGCGCGGTATAGTCGCCAATGACGACATTATTGAAGTTGCCGTGAGGATCAATCTGCGCCGGGCGGAAGAATTCCTTCGGTTGCACCTGGGGCAGGAGAGCGTGACATATCTCGTCGAAGTCGAGTGTGGCCACTGCGTTGCCCAGCCACAGTTCTTCCACTCGGGTCAGTGAAAGGGGCGCCCAATCCTGGCAGATAGTACCACCTATGGCAGAGGCCATGACCAGGTTCGGCGCGTGGGTGCGCTTTGCCAATAGATAACCGGCGGCGACCAAGGGAGTGGCAATGCCCTGCACTACCATCTCGCCATCCTCAATCTGGCGGGCGATACAGACGCATATCAGTTCGTCAATGGTGAAATCCTTCGCTATAGTCACGGGTTCCGTTCCAAAAATTCGCGCAGATAATTTTCGAATCGCCCGGCCTGACACATCTCAACGTAGCGCAGTATCTCTCTTCCGTCCAGGGGGTACTCTGGATAGCACGAAGTCGGCCATGCTCCCCGCGGCGCCTCCACCACTGCGCTCACACGCACCCCGGGGACGTCAGCCAGCCGATCCAGACGCGCCACCACTCGTTCGGCGGTGACGACCACCTTTTCGGCGGCGAAAGCCAACTGCCAATCCAAGGCCCTGTTGCCGACGAAGGCTGCATTGCCCCAGTGGTCAGCCTCGCGAGCGTGGATAACGGCCACATCAGGGCGAATGGCGGGGAAAGCAACCACCTGTTCACCAGAGTATGGGTCAGTTACCAGTTTCACATCTGGCCGGACACGCAGGCAATCGGTGCCCAGCCAACCCTGTCCGGGCATGAAACCGACCCCCGCTGCTGCCGCCCGCAGGCCGTAAGCCAGACTGGCTTCTGATTCCTCGATGACGCGTACCCCTCCTTTGCCCGCCAGGGCTGTGAACATCGGGGCCAAGCCAAACCCCTCCAACCCAAAGTAACAGGTTCGCACTGCCGATATCAGACCCGCTCCCACTAACAGATCGCTCTCGTAACTGGCGGCCAGGCTCACGAGGGTCAGTTTACCGATCCGCTGCCGGATTACTTCGCGGACGAAGGCAACAGGCTTGCGGTACAGGTTCATCCCGCCTAAAGCCAATGTTTCGCCGGACCGCAAAAGCGCCACAGCCTCGGACAGTGCGATGACCTTGTTCATCGCCCCTGCGCTCCGTCGCCAGCAATCCATCCGTTGGCCTCCAGATGCTTGAAAAGAGGGCCAATATCGGTGATGGAGGGCACTACAAAGTCCACCTCTTCGCCTTCGCTGCCCTCGCCTACCAGAACAGTGACCATGCCCAGCCTGGCCGCTGGCCTTAAATTACGGATGGAATCTTCGAATAGGATACACTCTCCGCCCCGCGCAGGCAGTCTCTCCAATAGACGAAGGTACACTTGCAGTGCCGGCTTGCTGACATATTCCATCGCCACTACATCGAAGACGCGCGTGAAATGTCGTTCGATGCCCAATGCCCGCAGCACTCGCCAGGCGTGCTGAGCAGAAGCATTGGTGAAGACCACCTTCTCCAGATTTGTGGAGTCCAATGCGGCGTCTAACTCGGGGTTAGGGCAGATCATTTCCTCAACCGGAAAATCGTGTACGAAAGCCAAGTATTCCTGCGCGTCAACGTGGTGTTCCGCAATCAGCCCGCTCAAAGTTGTCCCATACTGTTCGAAATAGCGGTCGCGCAATGGGCGCACCAGTTCCCTTGGCAGGCCCACGCGGTCAGTCATATATTGCTGGATACGACGGCCGAGGACCTCCATCATCTTGGAATCGGGCGGATAAAGCGTGTTATCCAGATCAAAGACTGCGTATCGTAGAGCGCGTTTCATGAGATCCCTGACCAAATGCTCCGTTAAGTTGCGACCAGCATGGCTTCGCCCTGCGCTCCTGCTCCGCAGATGGCGGCCAGGCCTAATCCGCCACCACGGCGGCGCAACTCATATACCAGCGTCATCAGGATGCGGGCTCCTGTTGCCCCTACCGGGTGGCCAATGGCTACCGACCCGCCATTCACATTCACCTTCTCGGGATCAATCCCTAATATCTTGATAGCCGTGAGGGTGGTGGCAGCGAATGCTTCGTTGATCTCCCATAGTACGATGTTCTTTTTGTCCAGCCGGGCTCGTGCCAGCGCATCCTCCGCTGCTAATGCGGGGACGACGTTGATCAGCCGCGGCGCAGCGGAAGCCTGCCCGATAGCCAGGATACGGGCCAACGGTTCGAGTCCTCGCTCACGAGCCTTATTCGCGGACATAATAACCACCATCGCTGCCCCATCATTCAGGCCAGGGGCATTGCCTGCGGTGACAGTGCCCTGCTCCTCGAAGGCTGGTGGGAGGGCGGCCAATTTCTCGTAAGAGGTATCAGCACGAGGTTGCTCATCGGTGGTGACAATGACTGTGCCCTTCTTGTCTGGTACCTCCACTGCGAAGACCTCGTCTTTCCACTTGCCCGCTTGGAGTGCTTCCTGATAGCGCATATGGCTGCGCAGCGCCCACAGGTCTTGTTGCTTGCGATCGATGCCGTGCTCTAAGGCTACCTCGCTGGCGAAGATGCCCATGTGTTTTCCGGAGATGGGGCAGGTGAGAGCGGCGGTGAGTGCGTCCACCAACGGGGCGTGGCCCAGGCGGTAGCCCCAGCGGGCCTGTGGCAAGATATAGGGCACATTGCTCATGCTCTCCATGCCCCCGGCAATGACTACCTCTGCCTCTTCGTGGGCGACTAGCCACCACGCCCAGCGCATAGCCACCATTGCCGCCACGCATGCCTTGTCCACGCCGATGCAGCGCACCTTCTCTGACAACCCAGCACGCAAAGCAGCCTGGCGTGCGGGGACTTGGCCCAGTCCTGCGCTGGCGGCATTGCCCAAAATCACCTCATCCACCTCGTCGCCTGAGAGCGCGGCTCGCTTCGTCACCTCGCGGATGGCGAGAGCACCCAGTTCCACTGCCGACAGCGGGCGCAGCGCCCCACCGAAACGGCCAAAAGGCGTCCGCGCGGCGGCGACAATCACTGCCGGTCTCATACTACGTTCACCCTCTTGAGCAAAAACGTCATGTTTTCATAGTCCTTCCGGGCGTGTCGCCCAGGGAAGGTAAACCGGATATAGCGGCGTGTCGTAAACAGATGGATCGGTTGTGCTAAAGTAAAGGGCTTGTTCGGGGGGTGTTTCCCCCTCCATCCAAGTGAGATAAACTTCACTGGCGGTTGCATCCAATGCCAGGTTCTCCCGGCTCGTTTCTGAGGGCAGGATTACCTCCTCACTCCCCCAACCTCGCCCATCATTATGCGCATAATGGAGGTTAACAGCAATCGCTCTCATC
It includes:
- a CDS encoding 2-hydroxyacyl-CoA dehydratase encodes the protein MTEGKREKKYKKLRTAADLERLMTRHYTIGKFVGRFKPVAWVTSGAPVEILRAMDIFPIYPENYGALCGARLAAVPLAQVAEAQGYSPDLCSYARSNLGSVFDAKNAPLGGLPRPHLLICCNNICSTVVKWYEALAAHYNIPLFVLDTPFLHDGLADHTVHYVLAQFREMVAFLEHHTRRTLHLRKLSETIELANRAIVLWGEIRALCKAKPSPLNAPDLFVNMAPIVVLRGTKEAVGFYKKLKAEVEERVECGISALPEERYRLLWDNIAIWHHLFRFYRYFVDYGACFVVDTYTGAWSTQIQWNEPLESLARAYTTVFLNQSLEYRTELTIRLLNEYEVDGFVMHCNRSCKPYSLGQYAIKAELTARTGLPGFILESDMCDYRAHADEPTRTRIQTFMEALTTRVGRG
- a CDS encoding 2-hydroxyacyl-CoA dehydratase, with translation MNALEALRAVHENRCRNWSTRHPDRRALGYICTYAPEEIMHAAGFTPIRLMESPDPITEGEAVLPSFCCALARSCTDQLLKRKFDFLAGVIFPQTCDTMQCLADIWRMTQTEIAILHFALPTAIESPHALDYTVAELHHFAAELGSRFDAPVTTERLYESIALYNETRDLLTRLYASRDRLSAADVLAIVNAGMLMPKEDYNPLLRQVVEAQQTEPPCPADGKPRLILSGAILDDLALVALVENAGAHVVGDDLCSGSRYFDTPVAIGSDPYVELARRYLNRAPCPSKHAPGRDRGERLIGLIQQNRADGVIFFIPKYCDPHAFDYPRLKSVLERAGVPHLCLETEHTVASGQVRTRVEAFVEMIGFD
- a CDS encoding MBL fold metallo-hydrolase, producing the protein MITVTEIEGVHRILMARAIAGHPLYFTAAYWVDGLLIDTGCAHTALELSSAMAGVPIAQIVNTHDHEDHIGGNAQLQRTRGVRIFAHPETLPILENPRLLRLQPYRILFWGWPQPSCGEPIGEWVETEHHRFQIIPTPGHAPGHVCLYEPDRKWLFSGDLYIGGKDRVLRLDYNVYTIIASLKKIAQLPLTRLFAGSGTVRDDPGSDIREKIEYLEGLGEEIRRLHNSGMSVAAIRDRLFGSESLIRYVTLGHFSSTNLIRSYLENQSSTSA
- a CDS encoding acyl-CoA thioesterase; this translates as MAYVVSSEVRVRYAETDAQGVVYYANYFVWFEVARVNYFRDLGLQYADIERTGIGFVIAEASCTYHAPAHFDEVLTIRTWAEDLGRSSFALVYEVLNAETGQLLATGRTVQVFVNMREGGRPVPIPERVRQELEQRL
- a CDS encoding acyl-CoA thioesterase, with the protein product MGKEKRIVESEIRVRYAETDAMGIVYHTNYIIWFEVGRGDYFRTVNNESFAEWEARGINFPLSEVYARYHAPARYGDLVRVRTWVEEVRSRGMTFGYEIVDAAGKTLVTGYTVHLCVNHEGRVCRLPPDLATAMGGA
- a CDS encoding electron transfer flavoprotein subunit alpha; protein product: MELRVIEEKCTGCGACEAACPFGAIAVQNGKAKVFDICVDCGACVDACPEGALVLGVVVEGAVRPEDYRNIWVFAEQRDGQLTKVVPQLLSKARDLADHLGVQVGAVLLGHQVEGLAQPLIWHGADVVYVADHPELAHYRTDPYAKVIADLIQEKKPEIMLFGATTIGRDLAPRISQRITTGLTADCTGLDIDDAERLLLQTRPAFGGNIMATIVCPRHRPQMATVRPGVMVARPPDNTRTGTVEKIDVDLSPDDIRTKVVEAVKEVRRRVNLEEAKIIVSGGRGLGGPEGFKLIEELANALGGECGASRAAVDAGWIDSDHQVGQTGKTVHPDLYVACGISGAIQHQAGMKESKYIIAINKDPNAPIFQIADLGLVGDLYKIIPEILKELKAAGAGSKI
- a CDS encoding PLP-dependent aminotransferase family protein gives rise to the protein MAPNLSRFDGKVTTIWDTKYAQRTVGMSSSIIRETLKLTQRPDIISFAGGLPAPELFPVREFQEACRYVLEHDGPTALQYSVTEGYPPLKEYLCEKMQKYGVPAEPPNVLITNGSQQALDLIGKIFIDPGDYVIAGRPTYLGAIQAWNAYEARYVTIPLDDDGMQVDLLEDALKSHPIKFIYILPNFHNPAGVTLSLERRMKLVEMAAKYGVFIVEDDPYGDLRFEGEDITPIVVLHKENTLYLSTFSKTLAPGIRLGWIVAPEAIIAKLVLAKQGADLHTSTFTQMIVNDICQRGFVRQHVKQIREVYRKRRDVMLAAMEKYFPEGVTWTRPQGGLFLWIRLPPGVDCLELLKVAIEEKVAFIPGTAFYPDGAGRDAFRLNFSNASPEMIEEGIQRLGKAIKRQMATASVGVATHKD
- a CDS encoding CoA transferase subunit A, with translation MNKVIALSEAVALLRSGETLALGGMNLYRKPVAFVREVIRQRIGKLTLVSLAASYESDLLVGAGLISAVRTCYFGLEGFGLAPMFTALAGKGGVRVIEESEASLAYGLRAAAAGVGFMPGQGWLGTDCLRVRPDVKLVTDPYSGEQVVAFPAIRPDVAVIHAREADHWGNAAFVGNRALDWQLAFAAEKVVVTAERVVARLDRLADVPGVRVSAVVEAPRGAWPTSCYPEYPLDGREILRYVEMCQAGRFENYLREFLERNP
- a CDS encoding pyrimidine 5'-nucleotidase; this translates as MKRALRYAVFDLDNTLYPPDSKMMEVLGRRIQQYMTDRVGLPRELVRPLRDRYFEQYGTTLSGLIAEHHVDAQEYLAFVHDFPVEEMICPNPELDAALDSTNLEKVVFTNASAQHAWRVLRALGIERHFTRVFDVVAMEYVSKPALQVYLRLLERLPARGGECILFEDSIRNLRPAARLGMVTVLVGEGSEGEEVDFVVPSITDIGPLFKHLEANGWIAGDGAQGR
- a CDS encoding thiolase family protein, yielding MRPAVIVAAARTPFGRFGGALRPLSAVELGALAIREVTKRAALSGDEVDEVILGNAASAGLGQVPARQAALRAGLSEKVRCIGVDKACVAAMVAMRWAWWLVAHEEAEVVIAGGMESMSNVPYILPQARWGYRLGHAPLVDALTAALTCPISGKHMGIFASEVALEHGIDRKQQDLWALRSHMRYQEALQAGKWKDEVFAVEVPDKKGTVIVTTDEQPRADTSYEKLAALPPAFEEQGTVTAGNAPGLNDGAAMVVIMSANKARERGLEPLARILAIGQASAAPRLINVVPALAAEDALARARLDKKNIVLWEINEAFAATTLTAIKILGIDPEKVNVNGGSVAIGHPVGATGARILMTLVYELRRRGGGLGLAAICGAGAQGEAMLVAT